The following is a genomic window from Arthrobacter sp. NicSoilB4.
CTGATCGGACGCAAACGCGCCTACGTGATCGGGCTGTGCTGCTACGCCATCGGGGCCATCGCCATGACCCTGGCCCAGAGTCTTCTCCCGATCATCATCTGCTGGGCCCTGATCGGCGGCCTGGGTGCCTCGCTGCTCCTCCCCGCCATGCAGTCCCTCATCCACGGAAATTTCGAAGGTGATGCCCAGCACCGGGTCTACGCCCTGGTTGGCGCCTCTGCCGCGATCGCCGCCGCGGTCGGGCCTTTACTCGGCGGCTTCCTCACCACGTTCCTGTCCTGGCGTGTCGCCTTCCTGCTCGAGGCCCTCATCATCGCGGTCGTCCTGTCCGGCATTAGGCTCGTCAAAGACGTGCCGTACGCCGGACCCCGGGAACTGGATATCTTCGGATCCTTCCTGTCCATCGTGGGGATGGGCGGCATCGTGCTCGGCATCCTGGTCTGGCAGGAAGGTGGCGAGGCGGTGGGCGCACTCCTGGCCGTGGGTGCCGTCGGACTGGGTGGCCTGGTCTACTGGCTCGTTCAGCGCAAGCGTCGTGACAAGCCGACATTGCTGGACCCGGATCTGTTCCAGTCGAAAGCATTCCGCTTTGGTGCCACAGGACAGATGCTTCAGCAGATCACTTTGGGCGGCACGATGATTGTGCTGCCCATCTACCTTCAGATGGTGCTCGGATACAACGCGATGCAGTCGGGGTTGTCGATCGCCCCGCTCTCGCTCACCATGTTTGTGGTCGCCATGATCGCCGGGAAGAGGTCCGGCAGGCGCCGCCCGGCCAGCCTCATCCGGTGGGGTTTCCTGTTCCTGATCGTGGGATTGGTGGTGCTCGTCCCGGTCGTGCCGCGAGCGGACTCCGGCTGGTGGCTCCTGATCCCGCTGATCATTTCAGGATTTGGCCTGGGGCTGCTGGTATCCCAGCTCAACAACTACACCTTGTCCCCGATTTCGGACGAGCGGGTCAGCGAGGCCGCCAGCGTGAATTCGGCCGCAGGATCGTTCGGCCTGTCCTTCGGGCTCGCGTTCGCCGGCGGGATCATGCTCGCATCGCTCTCGACCATCTTCATCGGCATGTCCAATTCCAGCACGGTCCTCGCACCCGACCAACAGCAGCAGGTCGCGACGGTACTGGAAGAAGACGCCCAGGTGATGAGCGACGCGCAACTTCAGGAACAGCTCGCCGGCCAGCCGGAGGACATCCAGAACGAAATCATCCGCATCAACACGGACGCACGGCCCCTGGCCCTCCAGATCGCACTATTCGTCCCGATACTGGCGGGCGCCGTCGGGCTGGTGACGTCCTTCCGCATGATGAGGCTTCCCGATCCCAAATCCTCTGGCACCGGCGAAGGGGCGATCCTGGGTTGAACGGTGCAGGGGTCAATTTCCCATCCGGGATTTCACCCGCAGCGGATGAGGAAATGACCCGGTCCCGAAGCCGAAGATGTTCTTACCTGCCACTGGTCAGGCAGCCAGGCGATTATCCGGACCTGCACTTGGTTCCATTTCCAAGCCGCATCAACTGAAAGCAGGGAGCCACATGAGTTTCTGGGAAAACTTTTGGAACATATTCTGGTGGTTCCTTTGTGTGTACGCATTCATTGCCTTCCTTTACGCACTATTCGCCATCATCGGCGACATTTTTCGTGACCACGAGCTGAACGGATGGTTGAAAGCCATCTGGATCGTATTCCTGGCGTTCGTGCCTTTCTTGAGCGTGCTGGTGTACCTGATTGCCCGCGGCAAGGGCATGGTAGAACGGGCCGGGGAACGGGCCCGGAAAGACCAGGAGGCCTCGGACGCGTACATCCGCCAGGTTGCCACCGCGAGCCCAACCGAGGAGATTGCCAAAGCCAAGGCTCTCCTGGACTCCGGCACCATCAGCCCCGACGAGTTCGAGAAGATCAAGAGCAGCGCACTCGTCTGACAGTGCAGGAACCGCTAACTACGAGGAGCGCCCCGGCAATGACATCGCCGGGGCGCTCCGGTGCGTTCAAAGTTGGAAAAATGCGTAGCCGGTCATCAGCACCCCAATCGTCAGCGTTGCGACCGCCGCAATCGTCTGTCCGTTCCGCTGCATCCACGAGTAGATCGCGGTCAGCGGCACTTCGGCACGCTCCGGGGAGTGCAGCCATACGGCGATCGGCACGACGACGGCTGACTGGGTGACAACGGCGTAGGCGAGGACCAGCACGGCTCCCAGGAACAACGGCGGTTCCCGCACGCTGATCACCGCACCGGCCGCGACGGCGAGCAGGATCGCCTTGGGGCGCAGGTTCAGGCCCAGGCCCAGGACAACGAATTCCCACGGACGCGCGGATTGGAACCTCGTTTGGAGTTTTCCGACGACGGCACTGTCCGTCTGGCTTCTGCGCCAGAAAAGGTAGATGGCGTAGCCGATGAGCAAGACGCCGACCACCAGGCCAATCTGCGCCAGCAATTCGTCCTGTCTCAGTGACGGCCGGCCGGGCAGGAGTTGCAGCCCTACAGCCGACAGGCCGACAACCACGATCGATCCGGCAACACTGCCGATCAGGAAAGGGAGCGCACCGCGTCGTGGATCGGGGGAGAGCAGGATCATGATGGTGATGCTCACAGGCACGGTGCTCATCGCCCCCGCAAGGGCGAACAGCGCCAGGCTGGTGAGCACGCTCAGCACTTGGAAGTCACCCTGTCCTGGCTGGAATTCGACGGCATGTCATGCCTTGGGCGTGCTGCTGCCGGGGTCCGGGTTGCCGGATCCCCGCCGCGCCCGGCGTGCGCGAATCGCATCGTCTTCCTGCTTGAGCAGGGCCTCGAGGTCTTTTTTGTCACCCGTCAGGGGCCGCCACCAGGCGATGGCCGGGTCGGAGTCGAGGAGGATTGTGCGGGAGAGGAGTGTGAGGGGCACTGCAAGGACGGCTCCGACGGGTCCCAGGATGACGGCCCAGAACAGCACTGAGGCGAACGTTATCGTCTCACTGAGGGCCACCGCATTGCCAACGTACTTAGGCTGGACGATGGACTGAATGACAGTGTTGATCCCGCCGTAGAAGACGATCACGGCCACCACCGTGGGCCACCCGCCGGTGAGGAATCCGAAGAACAGCGGCGGGACGATCGCAATGAAGTAGCCAATGTTCGGAATGAAGCTGCAGATGAAGGAGAGCAAACCCCACAGCAGTGCGCCGGGAACCTGCAGGATGGTCAGAAGGAGCCAGTTGAAAAGGCCCTGGGCTACCCCAAGGACCGTGGTGGCCACCATGTACCGGCGGACGCCGCGCCCAAAGTCGTTGAATGCGGTGACCATGTCCGGCCGGTGGTAGTTCAGATGCGTCAGCACGGCCGGCATGCGCGAGCCATCCACCCCCATGAGGATCAGCATCGTCAGGATGACCACAAGGCTGCCCACGATGCTCGTGATGTTTCCCAGGACTCCGCCAATGAAGCTGATCAGGCGGCCGGGAGTGAACCCCTGCAGAAAAGCCTGGGTCTGCTCAGGGCCAAACCCCACAGATTCCAGCAACGCGGTGAGGGAGGCGCCAAGTTGAGCGAGCTGCGGCGCATACTGCGGCAACAAAGCCGAGAACTGGGCGAGCGAGGCAACGAGTATCGCGGCGAAGGCCGTCAGCAGCCCAAAAACTGCCGCGATGGTTGTCCCAGTAGCGATTCCCCGAGGCACTCCGCGCCCCTGCATCCAGCGCCGCAAGGGATGGACGCAGAGCGTGAGGACAAACGCAAAGAAGACGGGGATGACAATTCCCCGCATGGCAGCCAGGCCGAAAGCCACGACAGCCGCACATGCCAAAGTGAGCAGGATGATCGCCGAGCGGGGGAGGACGGGACGTGGAGAAGGTTCCGCTGGTTCCGGACCCATTGAGCCCTCCTTCGTTCGCCTTGGAATCAGTCTAGAGACGCGGGGCCCTTCATAGCAGGGACCGCATGGCGCACTCCGATCCCGGCCGGCGCAGCCGGGCAGCCGATTGGAGATCGCCGGTCAACGGGTAATCAGTCATTGGGACGACCTCCTGGCTCGGCATCACCCGTGGGCGTGTCGTACGTCTTCAGCTTGTGACACTGTCCTTGATTCGTTGGAACTCGTCAGGAGTGATGGTGCCCGCGTCGAGAAGGGCCTTGGCTTTGGCGATTTCCTCAGTGGGGCTCGCGGTTGCGACACTGCGGATATAGGAATCGGCTTCCGCCTGGTCCCGCTTGGCCCGCTCCACGGACCGCTGGGCCATGCCCTTGCCGCGGGCCACCATGTACACCAACAGTGTCAGGAAGGGCACGAACGCCAGGAAGACGATCCAGACGGCCTTCCACCAGCCGTTCAGGTCTTTGTCGCGGAAGACGTCGGAAATGACGATGAACAACGCGTACAGGAAGGCGAAGAATGCGTACACGATGAAAAACCACCAGAAGATGTCCCAGAAGTTTTCCCAGAAACTCATTCGGATCCCTACTTTCGATTGATGTGGCATTGTCCGTGAACGCAGCCTCGGGCCGGAGCGAGGTCAACTGCCGGCCCGGGGA
Proteins encoded in this region:
- a CDS encoding MFS transporter, whose amino-acid sequence is MKKPDDGGSPAEPFNSRLALLLAMAMFVLVVDTSIMNVSISAVVKDIGATVSGLQSTIALEALVSAAFILIGGKIGDLIGRKRAYVIGLCCYAIGAIAMTLAQSLLPIIICWALIGGLGASLLLPAMQSLIHGNFEGDAQHRVYALVGASAAIAAAVGPLLGGFLTTFLSWRVAFLLEALIIAVVLSGIRLVKDVPYAGPRELDIFGSFLSIVGMGGIVLGILVWQEGGEAVGALLAVGAVGLGGLVYWLVQRKRRDKPTLLDPDLFQSKAFRFGATGQMLQQITLGGTMIVLPIYLQMVLGYNAMQSGLSIAPLSLTMFVVAMIAGKRSGRRRPASLIRWGFLFLIVGLVVLVPVVPRADSGWWLLIPLIISGFGLGLLVSQLNNYTLSPISDERVSEAASVNSAAGSFGLSFGLAFAGGIMLASLSTIFIGMSNSSTVLAPDQQQQVATVLEEDAQVMSDAQLQEQLAGQPEDIQNEIIRINTDARPLALQIALFVPILAGAVGLVTSFRMMRLPDPKSSGTGEGAILG
- a CDS encoding AI-2E family transporter, whose amino-acid sequence is MGPEPAEPSPRPVLPRSAIILLTLACAAVVAFGLAAMRGIVIPVFFAFVLTLCVHPLRRWMQGRGVPRGIATGTTIAAVFGLLTAFAAILVASLAQFSALLPQYAPQLAQLGASLTALLESVGFGPEQTQAFLQGFTPGRLISFIGGVLGNITSIVGSLVVILTMLILMGVDGSRMPAVLTHLNYHRPDMVTAFNDFGRGVRRYMVATTVLGVAQGLFNWLLLTILQVPGALLWGLLSFICSFIPNIGYFIAIVPPLFFGFLTGGWPTVVAVIVFYGGINTVIQSIVQPKYVGNAVALSETITFASVLFWAVILGPVGAVLAVPLTLLSRTILLDSDPAIAWWRPLTGDKKDLEALLKQEDDAIRARRARRGSGNPDPGSSTPKA
- a CDS encoding SHOCT domain-containing protein, which translates into the protein MSFWENFWDIFWWFFIVYAFFAFLYALFIVISDVFRDKDLNGWWKAVWIVFLAFVPFLTLLVYMVARGKGMAQRSVERAKRDQAEADSYIRSVATASPTEEIAKAKALLDAGTITPDEFQRIKDSVTS
- a CDS encoding SHOCT domain-containing protein; its protein translation is MSFWENFWNIFWWFLCVYAFIAFLYALFAIIGDIFRDHELNGWLKAIWIVFLAFVPFLSVLVYLIARGKGMVERAGERARKDQEASDAYIRQVATASPTEEIAKAKALLDSGTISPDEFEKIKSSALV
- a CDS encoding GAP family protein — translated: MLSVLTSLALFALAGAMSTVPVSITIMILLSPDPRRGALPFLIGSVAGSIVVVGLSAVGLQLLPGRPSLRQDELLAQIGLVVGVLLIGYAIYLFWRRSQTDSAVVGKLQTRFQSARPWEFVVLGLGLNLRPKAILLAVAAGAVISVREPPLFLGAVLVLAYAVVTQSAVVVPIAVWLHSPERAEVPLTAIYSWMQRNGQTIAAVATLTIGVLMTGYAFFQL